The sequence below is a genomic window from Nitrospirota bacterium.
CTTTTTCATCATGATTCTGTTCGATAGAAGCGGCGGCTGTCCGACCTATGCCGATTCCGAAACAACCCATGACAAACGGTTCTTCTTTTCCTTCCTGATTCAGGTATCTTGCCGACATCAATTCGCTATATTTTGTCCCAAGCATAAAAACGTGTCCGACTTCTATCCCACGGGTCAGTCGAAGGGTACCGCCATCGCATCTTGGGCAGAGATCCCCTTCTACGACCTTCCTCAGGCTTTGATACTTTTCGACTTGAAAGTCTCGTCCCGGTTTGACATGCAGAAGGTGCATATCTTTCTCATTTCCTCCCGCAACACCATCTTCAATCTCCTGCACTGAATCGTCGGCCACCATTTTCAGGTGCGAGAGGCCGACCGGTCCCGCGAAACCTGACGGTGCCTTTGTGATCTCTTCCACTACCTTGGCGGATGCCAAGACCAGCTCCTGAACATTCAAAACCTTCTTTAATTTGACTTCGTTCAATTCAAAATCTCCTCTGACGAGAACAACCAGAGGTTTCTGATCAGCCAGATAAATCAACGTTTTAATAATTCTTTGAAGGGAAACTTTTAAATAATCTGCGACGTCAGCAACCGTTTTTTTTCCCGGAGTGGTCACCTTTTCTATCGATTTTGCATTTCTTTCTTCCGACTTTTTTTGAATCATCGGTCTGGCTTCGGCTTGTTCGATATTTGCCGCGTACTGACATTGCTCGCAGATAGCAAGGCCATCTTCGCCGCTATCGGCCAAAACTGAAAACTCATGGGATGAGGAGCCGCCAATAGCACCGGTATCCGCCTCAACAGCCCTGAAATTGAGTCCGCAACGACTGAAAATTCGCGTATAGGTGTCAAACATAATCTCATAGGTTTTTTGCGCCGCTTCCAATGACTCATCAAAACTATAGGCATCTTTCATGATAAATTCCCGTCCACGCATCAGGCCGAAACGGGGTCGAATTTCATCCCTGAATTTTGTCTGAATCTGGTAGAAAATCTGGGGTAGAGCGCGATACGATCTGATCTCTTTTCGAGCCAGATCAGTAATGACTTCCTCATGGGTCGGGCCAAAACAGAACTCCCGGTCATGGCGATCCTTAAATCTCAACAATTCTTTACCGTAGAAATCCCATCGTTGCGTCTCTTTCCAAAGTTCTGCCGGCAACACAGCCGGCATCAAAAGTTCCTGTCCTCCGGAACGATTCATCTCTTCCCGGACAATGGCCTCCACTTTTCGGATTACTCGTAGTCCCATCGGAAGGTAATTGTAAATACCGGCGGATACTTTTCGGATCATTCCCGCACGGAGCATTAATTGATGGCTAATCACTTCGGCGTCAGAAGGAATATTTCTTAAGGTGGGAATTAAAAGGCGGGTAAAATAACCGGGCATTAGAGACGATCCAGGCTTTTTCCGTCTCGCTGTACTTCTTCCTTTTCGCGAGCAACGGAGATCGCTTCTTCGATTAGTACGTCGTAAATTTCATTGGCATTCACCTTGCGGACGATTTCTCCCTTTTTGAATAGAATTCCGGAATCTCGCCCTCCCGCAATTCCAACATCCGCTTCCATTCCCTCTCCAATTCCGTTCACGACACATCCGAGAATTGAAATGTTCAATGGAACTTTAATTTCACCCAATCTCTTCTCGACATCATTAGCGAGCTTAATCACATCGATCTCAAGTCTTCCACAGGTCGGACAGGCAATGACGTTAATTCCACGGTGGCGAAGCTCCAGAGCTTTTAGTATTTCAAATCCTGCACGGACTTCTTCCACCGGATCCGCCGCAAGCGAAACCCGGATGGTATCTCCGATCCCTTCTGATAAGAGAAGCCCGAGGCCGATCGCGGATTTGATTGAACCGGTAAAAAGGGTTCCCGCTTCAGTCACCCCGAGGTGAAGCGGATAGTCTGACTTTGAGGAGAAGAGACGGTACGCCTCCACAGCCAGAGAGACATGAGATGCTTTTAATGAAACTTTGGTGTTATAAAACTCCATTGCTTCCAATACATTGAGCGCGCGGACGGCCGATTCCACCATCGCTTCTGCGGTGGGATAACCGTATTTTTCAAGGAGATCTCTTTCAAGGGATCCCGCGTTGATTCCGACTCGGATTGGAATTTCTTTCTGCTTGGCGGCCAGTACGACCTTTTCCAGCTTTCTTCTTTCCCCGATATTTCCAGGGTTCAGGCGGATACAATCGACCCCTTCTTCGATCGCAATTAATCCGAGCTGATAGTCGAAATGAATATCCGCAATCAATGGGATTGTGATCTGACTTTTGATTTGGGAAAGCGCTTTTGCGGATGATTGATCAGGCACAGCCACACGGATGATTTCACATCCCGCCGCCTCCAGCTGTTTAATCTGGAAAATAGTGGCTTTCACATCGTTGGTATTCGTAGTGGTCATCGACTGTACGGATACCGGAGCCTTCCCGCCGATTTTGACGTTTCCGACCTGAATCTCTCTTGTTTTTCTTCGCGGTCGAACCATTTATCTGATATATCGGAGAATGTCGTTGTAGGAAACCACGACGAATAGTGTCATAAGTGCCGCAAACCCGATGGTCTGCGCAATCTGCATCCCTTTCTGATTCAGAGGTTTTCCCTGTATCGCCTCAATTCCCAGAAATACGAGCCAGCCGCCGTCGAGTACCGGAATTGGCAGGAGATTCATAATAGCCAGCTGAAGACTCAAGAAAGCCATCAGACTGATCAAATCACCCATA
It includes:
- a CDS encoding proline--tRNA ligase is translated as MPGYFTRLLIPTLRNIPSDAEVISHQLMLRAGMIRKVSAGIYNYLPMGLRVIRKVEAIVREEMNRSGGQELLMPAVLPAELWKETQRWDFYGKELLRFKDRHDREFCFGPTHEEVITDLARKEIRSYRALPQIFYQIQTKFRDEIRPRFGLMRGREFIMKDAYSFDESLEAAQKTYEIMFDTYTRIFSRCGLNFRAVEADTGAIGGSSSHEFSVLADSGEDGLAICEQCQYAANIEQAEARPMIQKKSEERNAKSIEKVTTPGKKTVADVADYLKVSLQRIIKTLIYLADQKPLVVLVRGDFELNEVKLKKVLNVQELVLASAKVVEEITKAPSGFAGPVGLSHLKMVADDSVQEIEDGVAGGNEKDMHLLHVKPGRDFQVEKYQSLRKVVEGDLCPRCDGGTLRLTRGIEVGHVFMLGTKYSELMSARYLNQEGKEEPFVMGCFGIGIGRTAAASIEQNHDEKGIIWPSQIAPFHVVVLPLNQKSIQVVETAEKLSLELENKGFEVLIDDRPERPGVKFNDADLIGIPFQVIVGEKSLAEGAVEVKVRKTGETQKVPLGQILAFLSERQPS
- the ispG gene encoding flavodoxin-dependent (E)-4-hydroxy-3-methylbut-2-enyl-diphosphate synthase yields the protein MVRPRRKTREIQVGNVKIGGKAPVSVQSMTTTNTNDVKATIFQIKQLEAAGCEIIRVAVPDQSSAKALSQIKSQITIPLIADIHFDYQLGLIAIEEGVDCIRLNPGNIGERRKLEKVVLAAKQKEIPIRVGINAGSLERDLLEKYGYPTAEAMVESAVRALNVLEAMEFYNTKVSLKASHVSLAVEAYRLFSSKSDYPLHLGVTEAGTLFTGSIKSAIGLGLLLSEGIGDTIRVSLAADPVEEVRAGFEILKALELRHRGINVIACPTCGRLEIDVIKLANDVEKRLGEIKVPLNISILGCVVNGIGEGMEADVGIAGGRDSGILFKKGEIVRKVNANEIYDVLIEEAISVAREKEEVQRDGKSLDRL